One stretch of Micromonospora echinospora DNA includes these proteins:
- a CDS encoding SCO6745 family protein: protein MTPEQLAAACKPLVLELGEAFNRCPSTLRRARLLGISGWAFYITGRAGALGDVRAETVAAALGFIAPEAVTDGWDAAARTVPPLEVATANLAECCRWGTARLGDGAKSSRLAALLGRAVEAADGSGMPLFAAWRAMPVPDPSPGARAAVGMLLLREHFAGAYLLAVRAAGLTPLEAVLAGPEGEAGAAACGWAPPYPPVGPLVRRRLWAEAVTDRLASAAFRVLSAAEGAELLVLLGAARQRARRG from the coding sequence ATGACTCCGGAGCAACTCGCCGCCGCCTGCAAACCGCTGGTGCTCGAACTCGGGGAGGCGTTCAACCGCTGCCCGTCCACGCTGCGCCGGGCGCGGCTGCTCGGCATCTCCGGGTGGGCCTTCTACATCACCGGGCGGGCCGGGGCGCTCGGTGACGTCCGCGCCGAGACGGTCGCCGCGGCGCTGGGTTTCATCGCGCCGGAGGCGGTCACGGACGGCTGGGACGCCGCCGCGCGGACCGTCCCGCCGCTGGAGGTGGCCACCGCCAACCTCGCCGAGTGCTGCCGATGGGGTACGGCCCGGCTCGGTGACGGCGCCAAGTCGTCCCGGCTCGCCGCGCTGCTGGGCCGGGCGGTCGAGGCGGCGGACGGCAGCGGCATGCCCTTGTTCGCCGCCTGGCGGGCCATGCCGGTGCCCGACCCGTCGCCGGGCGCGCGGGCGGCGGTCGGCATGCTGCTGTTGCGCGAGCACTTCGCCGGGGCGTACCTGCTGGCGGTGCGCGCGGCCGGGCTGACACCGCTGGAGGCGGTGCTGGCCGGGCCGGAGGGCGAGGCGGGAGCGGCCGCGTGCGGCTGGGCGCCCCCGTACCCGCCGGTCGGGCCGCTGGTGCGGCGGCGGCTCTGGGCCGAGGCGGTGACCGACCGCCTGGCGTCGGCGGCGTTCCGCGTGCTGAGCGCGGCCGAGGGCGCGGAGCTGCTGGTTCTGCTCGGTGCCGCGCGGCAGCGCGCCCGACGCGGATAA
- a CDS encoding GNAT family N-acetyltransferase: protein MTLPAGWSARRPTLDDVPAILAVVHAADTFAVGHPDFDDEDVRSALTAPFVDPARDSWLVTDPDGTAVAWSILANPSGVGREWVDVLVDPDRGADLRAPLLARLLERVAERAAERGLPALTARAGVYAPETRWAGELTEAGFTRIKRYIRMSRSLADLPAEPAPPPGVTVRPLRADDESDLRLFHRIYDTAFRDTPDHDPLDFERWRDLLPSYGKVWDEWFLAEVDGEPAGALQSSDQALDQDRGWVRTLSVLPAYRRRGVGAALLRRAFAVYAAKGRAGAGLGVDLANPTAPVTLYRSVGLVEEHWADMYERSVPASRV, encoded by the coding sequence GTGACGCTCCCCGCCGGCTGGTCGGCCCGCCGCCCGACCCTCGACGACGTGCCCGCGATCCTGGCGGTGGTGCACGCCGCCGACACGTTCGCCGTCGGCCACCCCGACTTCGACGACGAGGACGTGCGGTCCGCGCTGACCGCGCCGTTCGTCGACCCGGCGCGGGACTCCTGGCTGGTCACCGACCCGGACGGTACGGCGGTGGCCTGGTCGATCCTGGCCAACCCGAGCGGCGTGGGCCGGGAGTGGGTGGACGTCCTCGTCGACCCCGACCGCGGCGCCGACCTGCGCGCGCCGCTGCTGGCCCGGCTGCTGGAGCGGGTCGCCGAACGGGCCGCCGAACGTGGCCTGCCCGCGCTCACCGCCCGCGCCGGGGTCTATGCGCCGGAGACCCGCTGGGCGGGGGAGCTGACCGAGGCCGGGTTCACCCGGATCAAGCGCTACATCCGGATGAGCCGCTCGCTCGCCGACCTGCCCGCCGAGCCGGCGCCCCCGCCCGGGGTGACAGTGCGACCGCTGCGTGCCGACGACGAGAGCGACCTGCGGCTGTTCCACCGGATCTACGACACCGCGTTCCGGGACACGCCCGATCATGACCCGCTCGACTTCGAGCGGTGGCGGGACCTGCTGCCCTCGTACGGCAAGGTCTGGGACGAGTGGTTCCTGGCCGAGGTCGACGGCGAGCCGGCCGGCGCGCTCCAGTCCTCCGACCAGGCGCTCGACCAGGACCGGGGGTGGGTGCGGACGCTGTCGGTGCTGCCCGCGTACCGGCGGCGCGGGGTGGGCGCGGCGCTGCTGCGCCGGGCCTTCGCGGTCTACGCGGCGAAGGGCCGCGCCGGGGCCGGGCTCGGCGTCGACCTGGCCAACCCGACCGCGCCGGTCACGCTCTACCGCTCCGTCGGGCTGGTGGAGGAGCACTGGGCCGACATGTACGAGCGGAGCGTGCCCGCCTCGCGGGTGTGA
- a CDS encoding gamma-glutamylcyclotransferase, translated as MRLYAAYGSNLDPARMRAYCPHSPMVGTGWLEGWRLTFAGEDVIGWEGSVSTVVESPGDRVFVALYDIHPYDAAQLDEIEGVTAETYRRLTVRVSTLDGDVTAWVYVFDGYEGGLPTAWYLSELANAAEKAGAPDDYVTELRSRPTGTASA; from the coding sequence GTGCGTCTCTACGCTGCTTACGGCTCAAACCTGGACCCTGCCCGCATGCGCGCCTACTGCCCGCATTCGCCGATGGTGGGTACCGGCTGGCTGGAGGGGTGGCGGCTCACCTTCGCCGGCGAGGACGTCATCGGGTGGGAGGGCTCGGTCAGCACCGTGGTCGAGTCCCCGGGTGACCGGGTCTTCGTGGCGCTCTACGACATCCACCCGTACGACGCCGCGCAGCTCGACGAGATCGAGGGCGTGACCGCCGAGACGTACCGCCGGCTGACAGTGCGCGTCTCGACGCTCGACGGCGACGTGACCGCGTGGGTCTACGTGTTCGACGGTTACGAGGGCGGACTGCCTACCGCGTGGTACCTGTCGGAGCTGGCGAACGCCGCGGAGAAGGCGGGCGCGCCGGACGACTACGTCACCGAGCTGCGGTCCCGCCCCACCGGCACCGCGTCCGCGTAG
- a CDS encoding NAD(P)H-quinone dehydrogenase gives MSQIVIIGGGPAGYEAALVAAQLDAEVTVVEAEGAGGACVLSDCVPSKTFIASSEVVTGYRDTDEFGVHSDGLEAVTVDARAVHERVKRLALAQSADIHTKLVKAGVEFVAGTARLGEDTLGHTHRVIVTPADGGEEYSIAASTVLVATGATPRQLPTAVPDGERILTWRQVYDLPALPEHLIVVGSGVTGAEFASAYLAMGVKVTLVSSRDRVMPHEDADAAMAIERVFRNRGMSILNNSRAEAVRRVGDGVEVLLSDGRQVTGSHALIAVGSIPNTADLGLAEYGVELARGGYVTVDRVSRTNVPGIYAAGDCTGVLPLASVAAMQGRIAMWHTLGEAVRPLRLRTVAANVFTDPELATVGVSQDEVDAGKTPARQVMLPLSGNARAKMDDLADGFVKLFCRPASGQVIGGVVVAPKASELILPITMAVENNLTVNELAHTITIYPSLSGSITEAARQLMLHELE, from the coding sequence GTGAGTCAGATCGTGATCATCGGCGGCGGGCCGGCCGGGTACGAGGCGGCCCTGGTCGCCGCGCAGTTGGACGCCGAGGTCACGGTGGTCGAGGCGGAGGGGGCCGGCGGCGCCTGCGTGCTCTCTGACTGCGTGCCCTCCAAGACGTTCATCGCCAGCTCGGAGGTGGTCACCGGTTACCGGGACACGGACGAGTTCGGCGTGCACTCCGACGGCCTGGAGGCGGTCACCGTCGACGCGCGGGCGGTGCACGAGCGGGTCAAGCGGCTCGCCCTGGCGCAGTCCGCCGACATCCACACCAAGCTGGTCAAGGCCGGCGTCGAGTTCGTGGCCGGCACCGCCCGGCTTGGCGAGGACACGCTCGGCCACACCCACCGGGTGATCGTCACCCCGGCCGACGGCGGCGAGGAGTACTCGATCGCCGCGTCGACGGTGCTCGTCGCGACCGGCGCGACCCCCCGCCAGTTGCCCACCGCCGTACCGGACGGCGAGCGCATCCTGACCTGGCGTCAGGTGTACGACCTGCCCGCCCTGCCCGAGCACCTGATCGTGGTCGGTTCCGGCGTCACCGGCGCCGAGTTCGCCAGCGCGTACCTGGCCATGGGCGTCAAGGTCACGCTGGTCTCCAGCCGGGACCGGGTCATGCCGCACGAGGACGCTGACGCCGCCATGGCGATCGAGCGGGTGTTCCGCAACCGGGGCATGAGCATCCTGAACAACTCCCGCGCCGAGGCGGTCCGCCGCGTCGGTGACGGGGTGGAGGTGCTGCTCTCCGACGGCCGTCAGGTCACCGGCTCGCACGCGCTGATCGCGGTCGGCTCGATCCCGAACACCGCCGACCTGGGCCTGGCCGAGTACGGCGTGGAGCTGGCCCGGGGCGGTTACGTGACAGTGGACCGGGTCTCCCGTACCAACGTGCCGGGCATCTACGCGGCGGGGGACTGCACCGGCGTGCTGCCGCTGGCCAGCGTCGCGGCCATGCAGGGCCGGATCGCCATGTGGCACACGCTGGGCGAGGCGGTCCGGCCGCTGCGGCTGCGTACCGTCGCGGCGAACGTTTTCACCGACCCGGAGCTGGCCACGGTCGGCGTCTCCCAGGACGAGGTGGACGCCGGCAAGACCCCGGCCCGCCAGGTGATGCTGCCGCTGTCCGGCAACGCGCGGGCGAAGATGGACGACCTGGCCGACGGCTTCGTCAAACTGTTCTGCCGGCCCGCGAGCGGCCAGGTGATCGGCGGCGTGGTGGTGGCGCCGAAGGCCAGCGAGCTGATCCTGCCGATCACGATGGCGGTGGAGAACAACCTGACGGTGAACGAGCTGGCCCACACCATCACCATCTACCCGAGCCTGTCCGGCTCCATCACCGAGGCCGCCCGCCAGCTCATGCTCCACGAGCTGGAGTAG
- a CDS encoding DUF998 domain-containing protein, protein MPGTRRSGLLALGGIVLAAVLATIGHVGVSDDLDPWSLTVSDFAVSDRGGVIDTAMAVLAAASVVLLPALRRAGAGLVPLALLTAWSAGLLAAAVVPTNEPGTPMDTAAYVHRYASVLSFLALPVAGWLLARHPVAGAAAWLRGLTAASLVLAGAMIWSAYPGDRALLGLIERVLILTETALLTTLALHLALTRVVDHAVVTPHRPGIPVRSGAATP, encoded by the coding sequence ATGCCTGGAACGCGGAGAAGCGGCCTGCTGGCCCTCGGCGGGATCGTCCTGGCGGCGGTGCTCGCGACGATCGGTCACGTCGGGGTGAGCGACGACCTGGATCCCTGGTCGCTGACCGTCAGCGACTTCGCCGTCTCCGATCGGGGCGGCGTCATCGACACCGCGATGGCGGTGCTCGCGGCGGCCAGCGTCGTGCTGCTGCCGGCGCTGCGCCGGGCCGGTGCGGGCCTGGTCCCGCTCGCGCTACTGACCGCCTGGTCGGCCGGGTTGCTGGCCGCGGCAGTGGTGCCCACGAACGAGCCGGGCACGCCGATGGACACCGCCGCGTACGTGCACCGGTACGCCTCGGTGCTGTCGTTCCTGGCCCTGCCCGTAGCCGGCTGGCTGCTGGCCCGCCACCCGGTCGCCGGAGCCGCCGCCTGGCTGCGCGGCCTGACCGCAGCCAGCCTGGTGCTGGCAGGCGCGATGATCTGGTCCGCCTACCCCGGCGACCGCGCCCTGCTCGGCCTGATCGAGCGCGTGCTCATCCTGACCGAGACAGCCCTGCTGACAACCCTGGCCCTGCACCTCGCCCTGACCAGAGTCGTCGATCATGCAGTTGTGACCCCGCACAGACCGGGCATACCAGTCAGATCGGGGGCCGCAACTCCATGA
- a CDS encoding helix-turn-helix domain-containing protein encodes MTQAQLADAAGLSQARISQIENGESVNLEILRAYVTGLGGHLDVVARIGNIRLDVA; translated from the coding sequence ATGACCCAGGCTCAACTGGCGGACGCGGCGGGCTTGTCTCAGGCGCGGATCAGCCAGATCGAGAACGGCGAGAGCGTCAACCTGGAGATTCTGCGCGCCTATGTGACCGGACTCGGCGGACACCTTGATGTGGTCGCCCGGATCGGGAACATTCGCCTCGACGTAGCCTGA
- a CDS encoding DedA family protein, producing the protein MAELISDVASPMWAYALLLTLLIADAFVPVVPTQLVMITSGALTVYGGLSLPATIAVGAAGVFIGDLACYLIGRTTPTRRAARATPRGRARRAVTRVTRGLREPGPLVILLCRFVPGGRMAACFSAGRSRYPYRLFLPYEAAAALAWSSYGALVGHLGGTALTHSAWRLLLIGGVAAAGFALAGWAMTWISSARQTRAEATADSTGS; encoded by the coding sequence GTGGCCGAACTCATCTCTGACGTCGCGTCGCCCATGTGGGCGTACGCGCTGCTGCTGACCCTGCTGATCGCCGACGCCTTCGTTCCGGTGGTGCCGACCCAGCTCGTCATGATCACCAGTGGGGCGCTGACCGTCTACGGCGGGCTCAGCCTGCCGGCCACCATCGCGGTCGGCGCGGCCGGCGTCTTCATCGGCGACCTGGCCTGCTACCTGATCGGCCGCACCACGCCGACCCGCCGGGCGGCACGTGCCACGCCACGCGGGCGGGCGCGCCGGGCCGTCACCCGGGTCACCCGCGGGCTGCGCGAGCCCGGGCCGCTGGTGATCCTGCTCTGCCGGTTCGTGCCCGGCGGCCGGATGGCAGCCTGCTTCTCGGCCGGCCGCAGCCGCTACCCGTACCGCCTCTTCCTGCCCTACGAGGCGGCGGCGGCGCTCGCCTGGTCCAGTTACGGCGCGCTGGTCGGCCACCTGGGCGGTACGGCGCTGACCCACTCGGCGTGGCGGCTGCTGTTGATCGGTGGCGTGGCGGCGGCCGGATTCGCGCTGGCCGGATGGGCGATGACCTGGATCAGCAGCGCCCGGCAGACCCGCGCCGAGGCCACCGCCGACTCGACCGGCAGCTGA
- the thrS gene encoding threonine--tRNA ligase, which translates to MIDHRRLGRDLELFVSDPLAGAGLPIWLPDGAAARHAVEEYVRELERRAGYRHVYSPPLGKRELFELSGHLGYFADDMFPPMRLSADDEFVLRPALCPHHALVFRARGRSYRELPLRVAELGGMYRAERSGVLGGLSRVRAISLNDAHNFCALDQVGDEVREILRLIGEAHAALGVRPAGLRLSLRGPGQRYVGDDASWARAEDLLRAALDGVDVVEAPGEAAFYGPKIDIQIVDAAGRESTISTVQLDFDKPERFDLSYTDSDGRRKRPVMVHRSLVGSMERLFAYLIEVHQGAFPAWYAPVQVLLLPIDAAQADAAAGLARRAEAAGLRAEVQHAGSLGARIRDAARRRIPYTGVLGPREAVDGSVSLRLRDGRVLDPLPAAEAVGLIGAVVASRSAGLLPSG; encoded by the coding sequence ATGATCGACCACCGCAGGCTCGGCCGGGACCTGGAGCTGTTCGTCTCCGACCCGCTCGCGGGCGCCGGGCTGCCGATCTGGCTGCCGGACGGCGCCGCCGCCCGGCACGCCGTCGAGGAGTACGTGCGGGAGCTGGAGCGGCGGGCCGGCTACCGGCACGTCTACTCGCCGCCGCTCGGCAAACGGGAGCTGTTCGAGCTGTCCGGGCACCTGGGCTACTTCGCCGACGACATGTTCCCGCCGATGCGGCTGAGCGCCGACGACGAGTTCGTGCTGCGCCCGGCGCTGTGCCCGCATCACGCGCTGGTGTTCCGGGCCCGGGGGCGCTCCTACCGGGAGCTGCCGCTGCGCGTCGCCGAGCTGGGCGGGATGTACCGCGCGGAGCGTTCCGGGGTGCTTGGCGGGCTGTCCCGGGTGCGTGCCATCTCGCTCAACGACGCGCACAACTTCTGCGCCCTGGACCAGGTCGGCGACGAGGTCCGCGAGATCCTGCGGCTGATCGGCGAGGCGCACGCCGCGCTCGGCGTCCGTCCCGCCGGGTTGCGGCTGTCGCTGCGTGGGCCGGGTCAGCGGTACGTGGGCGACGACGCGAGCTGGGCGCGGGCCGAGGACCTGCTGCGCGCGGCGCTCGACGGGGTGGACGTCGTGGAGGCGCCGGGTGAGGCCGCGTTCTACGGCCCGAAGATCGACATTCAGATCGTGGACGCGGCCGGCCGGGAGTCGACCATCTCCACCGTCCAGCTCGACTTCGACAAGCCGGAGCGGTTCGACCTGTCGTACACCGACTCGGACGGACGCCGGAAGCGGCCGGTGATGGTGCACCGCAGCCTGGTGGGCAGCATGGAGCGGCTGTTCGCGTACCTGATCGAGGTGCACCAGGGCGCGTTCCCCGCCTGGTACGCCCCGGTGCAGGTGCTGCTGCTCCCGATCGACGCGGCGCAGGCCGACGCTGCCGCCGGGCTGGCCCGCCGTGCCGAGGCGGCCGGGCTGCGGGCCGAGGTGCAGCACGCCGGTTCGCTCGGCGCCCGCATCCGCGACGCGGCCCGCAGGCGCATCCCGTACACCGGGGTCCTCGGCCCCCGGGAGGCGGTCGACGGGTCGGTCTCGCTGCGTCTGCGCGACGGGCGGGTGCTCGATCCGCTGCCCGCTGCCGAGGCGGTGGGCCTGATCGGCGCGGTGGTCGCGAGCCGGTCGGCCGGGCTGCTCCCGTCCGGCTGA
- a CDS encoding ABC transporter ATP-binding protein, which translates to MTSSVPQQKNEPTRLPPAGRRPGGGPPHMNMGMPAEKAMNFGPSARRLLGRLRPYRPQLTGVLALALGSVGLSVVGPKVLGHATDIIFSGVIGRQLPAGTTTEAAAEAARAEGNGNFADMLARMDVIPGTGIDFSALGRVLAFAVVLYIGASILQWAQGWVLNGVVQRTVLKLRADVEDKLNRLPLPYFDKQPRGELLSRVTNDIDNVSQTLQQTLSQLLTSLLTVVGVLGMMFWISPLLALVALVAVPLSVVVTSQIAKRSQGKFIAQWKHTGELNGQIEEAYTGHELVKVFGRQKEVEAAFHAKNEELFRASFGAQFVSGIIMPAMFFIGNLSYVAIAVVGGLRVASGSMSLGDVQAFIQYSRQFTQPLTQVASMANLLQSGVASAERVFAVLDADEQSPDPDEPARIADPHGRVEFEHVSFRYDPEKPLIDDLSLVAEPGHTVAIVGPTGAGKTTLVNLVMRFYELDAGRITLDGVDISTMRRDDLRGRIGMVLQDTWLFGGTIRDNIAYGRPDATEEEILAAARATFVDRFVRSLPDGYDTVIDEEGSNVSAGEKQLITIARAFLAEPSLLILDEATSSVDTRTEVLLQRAMAALRSDRTSFVIAHRLSTIRDADLILMMEQGRIVEQGTHDQLVAAGGAYARLYRAQFTGAVITDEVPVPAPAGPPNGMRAGAGTPVGN; encoded by the coding sequence ATGACCTCGTCGGTTCCGCAGCAGAAGAACGAACCCACACGGCTACCTCCGGCCGGACGCCGGCCGGGCGGTGGGCCGCCGCACATGAACATGGGCATGCCGGCCGAGAAGGCGATGAACTTCGGGCCGTCGGCACGCCGTCTGCTGGGGCGGCTGCGACCGTACCGGCCCCAGCTCACCGGCGTGCTCGCGCTGGCCCTGGGCAGCGTCGGGCTCAGCGTCGTCGGGCCGAAGGTGCTCGGCCACGCCACCGACATCATCTTCAGCGGGGTGATCGGCCGTCAGCTGCCGGCCGGCACCACGACCGAGGCGGCGGCGGAGGCGGCCCGCGCCGAGGGAAACGGCAACTTCGCCGACATGCTGGCCCGGATGGACGTGATCCCCGGCACCGGGATCGACTTCTCCGCGCTGGGCCGGGTGCTGGCGTTCGCGGTGGTGCTCTACATCGGCGCGAGCATCCTGCAGTGGGCGCAGGGCTGGGTGCTCAACGGGGTGGTGCAGCGCACCGTGCTGAAGCTGCGCGCCGACGTGGAGGACAAGCTCAACCGGCTGCCGCTGCCGTACTTCGACAAGCAGCCCCGGGGTGAGCTGCTGAGCCGGGTCACGAACGACATCGACAACGTGTCGCAGACGCTCCAGCAGACGCTGAGCCAGCTGCTCACGTCGCTGCTCACCGTCGTCGGCGTACTCGGGATGATGTTCTGGATCTCGCCGTTGCTGGCGCTGGTCGCGCTGGTCGCGGTGCCGCTGTCGGTGGTGGTCACCAGCCAGATCGCGAAGCGGTCGCAGGGCAAGTTCATCGCGCAGTGGAAGCACACCGGCGAGCTGAACGGCCAGATCGAGGAGGCGTACACCGGGCACGAGCTGGTCAAGGTCTTCGGCCGGCAGAAGGAGGTCGAGGCCGCCTTCCACGCCAAGAACGAGGAGCTGTTCCGGGCCAGCTTCGGCGCGCAGTTCGTCTCCGGGATCATCATGCCGGCGATGTTCTTCATCGGGAATCTCAGCTACGTCGCGATCGCGGTGGTCGGCGGCCTGCGGGTGGCGTCCGGCTCGATGAGCCTCGGTGACGTGCAGGCGTTCATCCAGTACTCGCGGCAGTTCACCCAGCCGCTCACCCAGGTCGCCTCGATGGCCAACCTGCTGCAGTCCGGGGTGGCCTCGGCCGAGCGGGTCTTCGCGGTGCTCGACGCCGACGAGCAGAGCCCAGACCCGGACGAGCCGGCGCGGATCGCCGACCCGCACGGGCGGGTCGAGTTCGAGCACGTCTCCTTCCGGTACGACCCGGAGAAGCCGCTCATCGACGACCTGTCGCTGGTCGCCGAACCAGGTCACACGGTGGCCATCGTCGGTCCCACCGGCGCGGGCAAGACCACGCTTGTCAATCTGGTCATGCGGTTCTACGAGCTGGACGCCGGCCGGATCACGCTGGACGGGGTGGACATCTCCACGATGCGCCGCGACGACCTGCGCGGCCGGATCGGCATGGTGCTCCAGGACACCTGGCTGTTCGGCGGCACCATCCGGGACAACATCGCCTACGGGCGTCCGGACGCCACCGAGGAGGAGATCCTCGCCGCCGCCCGGGCGACGTTCGTCGACCGGTTCGTGCGCAGCCTGCCCGACGGCTACGACACTGTGATCGACGAGGAGGGCAGCAACGTCAGCGCCGGGGAGAAGCAGCTCATCACCATTGCCCGCGCGTTCCTCGCCGAGCCGTCGCTGCTGATCCTTGACGAGGCGACCAGCTCGGTGGACACCCGCACCGAGGTGCTGCTCCAGCGCGCCATGGCGGCGCTGCGCTCGGACCGGACGAGCTTCGTCATCGCGCACCGGCTCTCCACCATCCGCGACGCCGACCTGATCCTGATGATGGAGCAGGGCCGGATCGTGGAGCAGGGCACCCACGACCAGCTCGTCGCCGCCGGTGGCGCGTACGCCCGGCTCTACCGGGCGCAGTTCACCGGCGCGGTGATCACCGACGAGGTTCCGGTGCCGGCCCCGGCCGGCCCGCCGAACGGAATGCGTGCCGGCGCCGGCACGCCGGTCGGTAACTGA
- a CDS encoding ABC transporter ATP-binding protein, which produces MLIRLLRTHLRPYRRWLVAVVAFQFVGTIASLYLPSLNADIIDRGVAVGDTDQILRTGGWMLLVSLLQIACSIAAVYFGAKTAMGFGRDVRGSIFRRVNSFSAREVARFGAPSLITRNTNDVQQVQMLVLLSCTMLVAAPIMSVGGVVMALREDVGLSWLMLVCVPVLAVALGLIIRRMVPGFRLMQTRIDTVNRVLREQITGIRVVRAFVREPYETDRFRVANTDLTATALRIGRLQALIFPIVMLVLNVSSVAVLWFGAARVDSGQIQVGALTAFLQYLMQILMAVMMATFMLMMVPRAAVCAERIEEVLDTDSSVVPAPDPVTEVTGHGELELRGAGFQYPGASAPVLHDISFRAEPGRTTAIIGSTGAGKTTLLTLIPRLVDPTAGAVLVDGVDVRELAPEELWRRIGLVPQRPYLFSGTVASNLRYGNPDATDADLWAALEIAQARDFVADMAGGLDAPIAQGGTNVSGGQRQRLAIARALVRKPEIYLFDDSFSALDLGTDARLRAALKPVTADAAVVIVAQRVSTIVDADQIIVLEDGGVVGMGRHEELLESCPTYAEIVASQQTAEVAA; this is translated from the coding sequence GTGTTGATCCGCCTGCTCCGCACACACCTGCGCCCGTACCGACGATGGCTGGTCGCCGTGGTGGCGTTCCAGTTCGTCGGCACCATCGCCTCGCTCTACCTGCCCAGCCTGAACGCCGACATCATCGACCGCGGCGTCGCCGTCGGCGACACCGACCAGATCCTGCGTACGGGCGGCTGGATGCTGCTGGTCAGCCTGCTCCAGATCGCCTGCTCGATCGCCGCCGTCTACTTCGGGGCGAAGACCGCGATGGGCTTCGGCCGCGACGTGCGCGGTTCCATCTTCCGGCGGGTGAACAGCTTCTCCGCCCGCGAGGTGGCCCGGTTCGGCGCGCCGTCCCTGATCACCCGCAACACCAACGACGTCCAGCAGGTGCAGATGCTGGTGCTGCTGAGCTGCACCATGCTGGTCGCCGCGCCGATCATGAGCGTCGGCGGCGTGGTGATGGCGCTGCGCGAGGACGTCGGGCTCTCCTGGCTGATGCTGGTCTGCGTACCGGTGCTCGCAGTCGCGCTGGGCCTGATCATCCGCCGGATGGTGCCGGGCTTCCGGCTCATGCAGACCCGGATCGACACCGTCAACCGGGTGCTGCGCGAGCAGATCACCGGCATCCGGGTGGTCCGGGCCTTCGTCCGCGAGCCGTACGAGACCGACCGCTTCCGGGTGGCGAACACCGACCTGACCGCCACCGCCCTGCGGATCGGGCGGCTCCAGGCGCTGATCTTCCCGATCGTGATGCTGGTCCTGAACGTCTCCAGCGTCGCGGTGCTCTGGTTCGGCGCGGCGCGTGTCGACTCCGGCCAGATCCAGGTCGGCGCGCTGACCGCGTTCCTGCAGTACCTGATGCAGATCCTGATGGCGGTCATGATGGCCACCTTCATGCTGATGATGGTGCCCCGGGCCGCGGTCTGCGCCGAACGCATCGAAGAGGTGCTGGACACCGACTCGTCGGTGGTGCCGGCGCCCGACCCGGTCACCGAGGTCACCGGCCACGGCGAGCTGGAGCTGCGCGGCGCCGGATTCCAGTACCCGGGCGCGAGCGCGCCGGTCCTGCACGACATCTCGTTCCGCGCCGAACCGGGCCGGACCACGGCGATCATCGGCTCCACCGGCGCCGGCAAGACCACGCTGCTGACGCTGATCCCCCGCCTGGTCGACCCCACCGCCGGCGCCGTCCTGGTCGACGGCGTGGACGTCCGGGAACTCGCCCCGGAGGAGCTGTGGCGGCGGATCGGGCTGGTGCCCCAGCGGCCGTACCTGTTCAGCGGCACCGTCGCCAGCAACCTGCGCTACGGCAACCCCGACGCCACCGACGCCGACCTGTGGGCCGCCCTGGAGATCGCCCAGGCGCGCGACTTCGTTGCCGACATGGCGGGCGGGCTGGACGCGCCGATCGCGCAGGGCGGCACGAACGTCTCCGGCGGCCAGCGGCAACGCCTGGCGATCGCCCGCGCGCTCGTCCGCAAACCGGAGATCTATCTCTTCGACGACTCCTTCTCCGCGCTCGACCTCGGCACGGACGCCCGGCTGCGGGCCGCCCTCAAGCCGGTCACCGCGGACGCGGCGGTGGTGATCGTGGCCCAGCGGGTCTCCACGATCGTCGACGCCGACCAGATCATCGTGCTCGAGGACGGGGGTGTCGTCGGGATGGGACGACACGAGGAACTGCTGGAGAGCTGTCCCACGTACGCCGAGATCGTGGCGTCGCAGCAGACGGCGGAGGTGGCCGCATGA
- a CDS encoding MarR family winged helix-turn-helix transcriptional regulator yields MNPGPLVRFPDALHHAPLGRLVSIAGHVVEQHWGRYLAEHHGLTSAGMRVLMILLRSGDASHREMAELCFVRPATLTGIVDTLERDGFVSRRRAPEDRRTVRLALTDKGGEHARAIIDMIHSDRPLTSVDADPDKRAVIREFLIEIITGMSDGDLRRLNRDSESDTEPPTGSHPC; encoded by the coding sequence GTGAATCCTGGGCCCCTCGTACGCTTTCCCGACGCGCTGCACCACGCGCCACTCGGCCGGCTGGTCTCGATCGCCGGTCACGTCGTCGAGCAGCACTGGGGGCGCTACCTGGCCGAGCACCACGGGCTCACGTCCGCCGGCATGCGGGTCCTGATGATCCTCCTCCGCTCCGGCGACGCGAGCCACCGAGAAATGGCCGAGCTGTGCTTCGTCCGGCCCGCCACGCTCACCGGCATCGTGGACACCCTCGAACGCGACGGCTTCGTCAGCAGACGCCGCGCGCCCGAGGACCGCCGCACCGTCCGGCTCGCCCTGACCGACAAGGGCGGCGAGCACGCCCGCGCCATCATCGACATGATCCACAGCGATCGGCCACTGACGTCTGTCGACGCCGACCCGGACAAACGGGCGGTGATCCGCGAGTTCCTGATCGAAATCATCACCGGCATGTCCGACGGGGACCTCCGTCGGTTGAACCGGGACAGCGAGTCCGACACCGAGCCGCCAACGGGGAGCCATCCGTGTTGA